In Trichoplusia ni isolate ovarian cell line Hi5 chromosome 2, tn1, whole genome shotgun sequence, the DNA window CGCTATCATGTCGGTCTGgtcatcaattaattttgttggacTTTGCACCAATTTACACCTGCGACTTATTTATCCTATTCCTAAAAACCAATCTATTTCTTATTGCCaggaaaataatatgaaatgaaaccaaggtaatataattgtCAACTTACAGTTCTATTAACGACACAGAACGGCAATGAGAAGACAGAATTAGAATCTGACGCGTAGAGAGTTGTGTCGTTCTCAGCGCCCAGCAGAATGGCATCGTCAAATAATATCGCTggaagataaaattaaactttaactcGGACTTTAATGCTAGAAAGTccacaaaaaaacaattcaacaatTCAACATTCAATGTAAAGGCTTTTTAAGCAAAAGATTTTTTGCGAAAGTTTActcaaaaagttttgtttattgtaacttaaattctttcaaaatctaaaattactCCTCCAAATCAGTCAAAAAAATTGCCATACTCACTTAACGGATAAATATTAAGATGGAACGGCAACATAATCCGTTTCGCCATGAACGTATGTCTCCCCGAGTCTGGATGCCTGGTAGCGTCGCGCGGCAGCAGCGGGAGCCAGACCCGCGCGCCGAGCGCCCCACACCACAGCCAGAGGGCGCGCGAGAGCTGCGTCTGTGAGCCGGACACGCTGCCGCAAGACCAGACGCTCTCCACGCACGACGCGAGGACCGTGGCTGGGAGACAGCTGTATGCCTGAGGATGTAGTTATGAGGAATAGTTTATAAGTGTGTGATTTTTGGGGTATTATGCTAATGAGGGGTTTAGGACGATAGATATAGGCCTTAATGTATAGGTAGATACTTTGTCACAATAACTTTCGTGAGTTAgattcataattgtttaatataattttattggcgGTATTCATCGGGATCGTCCAACTAGTTTTGGACTAAATTGGAGTCCTAAATCGTGACGTGACTATTTTAATTGGCTTAAAATAAATcccaaaaataatagttttctaaATCATGGAAACTCGATTAGATAAATCCTTAAAACGGAAATACTAATTGTCGTTGCTATCAAGTCTTATAAAGCGAAATCGTAATCAAAACGTTTAAGTAAATCACAGgtttgataaattaatgttattccCAATACAAGGTCCGAACATAATCCTAGCGTAATATAATTACAGAGACAGTTATCAAGTTATCTTGTAAATAATACACAAACGCAGCCTATCGAGGCGGACCCAATCTGGAGCATGACGTGGCACCTACAAAATGCGGTCATTCAGATTTCGCTTAGGGACCGCGTGTCATTATATCAGACcagtatttgaatataattagtCACCCAGTATTGATAATAAATGATTCGCGATAACGTCGTTTTATGTCATGTTTTGCTTTAAACACaggtatttatgtttatatctgTTTTGGTTTAAGTTTTGATGAGATATACgagtaatataaatacaaatgtgTTTCGTCGTTTGCGTAAACTTAAAGAATGCAACTGTTCTTTTCATAGTATGAACTTTCcccttgaaataaattataactttcaaGTTCAAGATCACCTGtcataaaaactgttaaaaggATGAATGTGTTATGTTATACAAGTAATATCTGATAATGATCACACTGACCGACATCCGTCGGTGGAGCGTGCTATCAACGAGTAGATTACAGCGCCTAGACATCGCACGCCACGCGCGGGCGCAACTGGAGCAAATCGTCGCATTATTAACGTGTTTAACTATATTGCGGCAATAATACTAAGAACTGCCCATTAAAGGAAAACTTTAGATTAGTTAGAACATTAAGAAATATGTTTAAGGATGGCAATCATATAAATCATAGCTGCAATTGATCGGCTTCCGAACTGAAGTCAGCTGATAATGCACGTCCGTGCGCAGGCCCGCGCGTCCTGCACCCGAGCCCTCGTTACATATTAACACACGTTTTCACTGCCCGAAGGCTGTTCTATGAAAATGAGGAAGCCTGATGCAACTCTTGGTGATTGTTGTTACAGCTAGCGCGAGCCAACACACCGAACATTCCACATCCGCAACTTAGGACATGAAGGTCTAAACCAATCGCCTATAAATGCCTTCAAGTTGCTCAAAGCTAAGCAGTGCGTTTTTGACATCACGTCTGTGCGTCTCCGGCATAATGAATATCTACGTAGCGGTCAGTGAAATACATTTGGacagaattatttgttttttgaaaatgattaGTGAAAAGTGGTTTTGAATTTTGCAGATATCGTGTCTCCTCGCCTTGACGGCGTCTGTCTCGGGTGACGGACTATTAGGAGGAGGACTGGTATACGCACCAGGCCATGCCTCCGTAGATTATTATGTGAGTAGTTCTAAAACATCAACAATATTAAATCCAAGTTTTTTCTTTCTCAAATAACAGTGCGCTTTTTTCTTTAGGCCTATCCCAGATACGCCTTCGAGTATGCAGTAAGAGATCCCCACACGGGGGATAACAAGGCGCAATGGGAAAAACGAGACGGAGACACAGTTAAAGGTGTGAtgaacagtttaataaaaaaataaaaagcacttCAAAACTTCAAAGGCTTATGAAgtcaaaaaaacaatcattaaaaCTATCAACAATCAATAACAATGTTGTTTCGTGTTAAGTGTGCTCTAGTTCTGGGTCGTAACAGTACCAATGGTAGAAGTCCGTGTAAATCTAGTTACTTGTCAGACCAGTTTCCTCGCATTACGCTTTGTAAAGGACTAATGACATGATGATGAACTCGACACTAATCACAtcacttttatttgtttacaggGGCATATTCACTTGTGGAACCAGACGGCAGCATTCGTATAGTAGAATATTGGGCAGATTCCAAATCAGGATTTAACGCTGTAGTGAAGCGAGTGGGGCCTAACCTGCACCCGGTGACGATCCCGGCCTCTATCTATAAGGCGCCGATCCCAGTGCTGGGTCATGCATCGGCCATTGCACCCATCTCTGTGGGACCTGTGGCCAAGCTTGGAGGCCTAGCGGGCGCTCCGCTCATCTCAGGCCCTATCATCGGAGGCGCTGTATCAACAGCAAACCTTGTGAAGGCGGCGCCTATTCCCATTGCGCCGATTGCACCTGTGGTGGCACCTATCATTAAGCCTGCGCCCATTGCTCCAATTCCAGCATACGGCTCATACGGACCAATTGGGCCTATTCCTAAACCAATTGCACCTATAGCCCCCATACTACCATCATACGCCGGGCTCCCGGGACCTATATACAAGGCTGGACCAGTATACTCTGCGCCTCTTCCTGGACCGATTTACAAATCTGGTCCAATATACCCAGCGCCTCTCCCCGCCCCCATCTACAAAGACGGACCTATCTACCCTAATGCTGGTTATTCCGGCGACCTGCTACTGAAGGGATCCCTTGGCTTGCAAGGATACGGAGGATACGGCGGGATAGGTGATGGCTACTCGAAAGGCCCGGTTGGTCCAGCTGGCCCCGGAATCTTGAGTGATCTTGGTCATGGCTTACTCTCGAACCCATGGATAAACGCCGGCTCATTAGGATACGATTACCTCGGCAAACACTAATATACAGTACTGTTAAATAGTAACATCTAAACGCCGCTGCCCattgctattattttaataaattgcccTCAATATATAAGTCCCCTTTATAAGCTTTAAAGTAGGACAGAGTCAAGTAATTATTGTAcataagatattaattatttatgttgttaattATAAGTCAGACTAGCACTAATAAAGCATATACCACCGTGTGGtagaattttgttgtttttattaagccCATTTGAAATAATGGTTAAAACGCGGTATCAGtaataaattgttgaataaaatGCCCTGTACAGGTATCTAGTTAATAGCAATATCAATCATACTTTAGTCAGTCTTGTATAATCCagtaaataaatttacgatTTCGTAATACATGTACAATCACGagcaaaaagttataaatttaattaagcacCACAGTTCAACATAAGCTGTAGTTGTTTTCTTAATTCTTTTGCTTTATTAATAATAAGCaatggattttttattataattagttttaatcaaACGGATCTCATCTTTTTGCTGCTTGCTTGCATGACTGTACATGTAATACAAGGGTATagaaaattacatttgaataataGATTCAATTATCATAAGAAGATGATTGTCAACATTCCATGTTTCTCTCCATATAGGTACTGAAAATGTATTTCCTAATTTTCAGTCTCAACTAATTGAAGGCTTCCAGATATACAGGATTTTGATCGACTTTAAGTGTAAATCAAACTTAATACGAAGACTGCACAAATATATGAGTTTCATTTCTAGGggaatgttcttttttattgtatagttgacataagtaatattaacaaaaaagatAATACATCTTGAAATATGAAAAACCACTAAAACAAGATGATTAACTGAAGTAAAAAGAAGAACAAAGAATTATGGAAAACAATctcgtattttttaattgttttagttaaatatataaatttaaaatagttaatatcgtggtaattaataaaatagttgttACGAAAACAGAGGCAGTAACTGTGAAGGTCATGCACGGTTGTTCACTTGTTAACCTAgatataagtttattaaatatacagaAGGCGACTAGACAATTATTTGCAAGTATTTCGCAAGTACGCACTTATATCCAACAAGTAATATCAGCTTTAAAATGAAGCTTTGGATAACTAACGACActaagggttccatacaaatgctacaaaaaaaaagtcggttgggtgacaaaaaGAAACTTGCCAAAAAAGCAAACTTATGACCGTTAGAGAAGATGCTTAACTTCGATCTTCACTTTTTTGTATATAAGAAAATTTCAACAGTTTAGCTACCACGGTTCAATAGATACAGCCTGGAGACAGACGAttagacagacggacagcgtagccttagtaataaggtttcatttttatcctttggctacagaatacaaaaaaactagATATATATTTGGAATACCGAAAAAAGTTCTGGACGGTTAATAAATCacatacaattttctttaagctGCTTTACGTGGTCTTTATAGTCTTTTTTGACCAGGGCTTTTAGCTTTCTCTGATAAGGAACAGTTGTTTGAGTTTTAGTTATCTTTGCAGAACAGATCAAGACTTATGGCtgagatttttttcataaagtaaATTATGGATAAGAAATAGAAAAAGTCACAGAATTGCAAAGGAAGTCCTATTCTTTATGGGAAACTAACTACATATTACCATTGCACAAACTTTAAGAAATAGCGTTATTGCTTTGTATGGTGTATTGCTAAGACACATCCGTTATTACTGTACGCAACAATTTGCGAAAATCAACATTGCGACGTTGAAAAATAGTTACATTTGTATTAACAATTTGCCCCGTCGTCACAAGAAATGAATCTATCCAGAAAAAAACGATAAGTAGAGTTTCAAAATCGATTGAGGTTGGTCAAGTCTGTGATGGATGGTTAAGAAGACGAGTCTTACGACGGAAGAGGACATCATAGCTTTAGACACGAGTTATAATGTAGGAAGATAGTAAGGTATACTCCGAAATGACAGCAAAGGTATGCAATAAGACATAAATGTTTAGGTTATCACGGTAACCAAGGTTCATTTGATATAGCCTACTGACAGACGGGCGCACATACAGTGGGGCCTTAGTTATACGAATCAATTTTAGCCTTTGGGTGCAGAGCAAGCTCTCAATGTTTTGTGGATAGAATGGAAACTGTTAGGTACAATAAGTTAGTATTTACTCGTACAAAATTTAGGGCACGACAGGCTTGAAACAATTCGAAGGGCAGTAAACCTACACTAAGAACCGCTAGGGCGTAAAAACttgaattacattaaaatgtgtATGACACAAGACTATAGtcgcaaataattttaaaacatattttaggtTTAATGCAATTAAGATTGTTTGAACCAATGATAATGATACAAGTACATAAATACTACTTTGTGTCCAAATGGAATCAGATCTTAAAACGAACTAAGTATTTATCAGAATTcattttatacactttttaatacattaattatcTCTTTACATGTAATTAAAACATCCATAAATTAATCACAGCTTACTATCCGaaagtatttat includes these proteins:
- the LOC113503421 gene encoding cuticle protein-like — its product is MPSSCSKLSSAFLTSRLCVSGIMNIYVAISCLLALTASVSGDGLLGGGLVYAPGHASVDYYAYPRYAFEYAVRDPHTGDNKAQWEKRDGDTVKGAYSLVEPDGSIRIVEYWADSKSGFNAVVKRVGPNLHPVTIPASIYKAPIPVLGHASAIAPISVGPVAKLGGLAGAPLISGPIIGGAVSTANLVKAAPIPIAPIAPVVAPIIKPAPIAPIPAYGSYGPIGPIPKPIAPIAPILPSYAGLPGPIYKAGPVYSAPLPGPIYKSGPIYPAPLPAPIYKDGPIYPNAGYSGDLLLKGSLGLQGYGGYGGIGDGYSKGPVGPAGPGILSDLGHGLLSNPWINAGSLGYDYLGKH